One genomic region from Paraburkholderia azotifigens encodes:
- a CDS encoding amino acid ABC transporter ATP-binding protein yields MIRLEKIEKYFGDHRVLNSVDLKLEQGNVTALIGPSGSGKSTLLRCVNLLEIPEAGSLELGDQRIQFRLTEKPSKEAVLAIRRRTGMVFQNFQLFPHRTVIENVMEGLITVQKWNRERARVRALELLEKVGIAHKADAWPVTLSGGQQQRVAIARALAPSPEVLLCDEPTSALDPGLAAEVVEVLRQLAKEGMTMLMATHDLRLAASIARNVVFLSNGSIVEQGRSRDIFTQPKEAETATFVSTLTQSLPDSWED; encoded by the coding sequence ATGATCCGCCTCGAAAAAATCGAAAAGTATTTCGGCGATCATCGCGTGCTGAACAGCGTCGATCTGAAGCTCGAACAGGGCAACGTGACGGCGCTGATCGGACCGTCGGGCAGCGGCAAGAGCACGCTGCTGCGCTGCGTGAACCTGCTCGAAATTCCCGAAGCGGGATCGCTCGAACTCGGCGACCAGCGCATCCAGTTCAGGCTTACGGAAAAGCCCTCGAAGGAAGCCGTGCTCGCCATTCGCCGCCGCACGGGCATGGTGTTCCAGAACTTCCAGCTGTTCCCGCACCGCACGGTGATCGAGAACGTGATGGAAGGGCTCATCACCGTCCAGAAGTGGAATCGTGAACGCGCGCGGGTCCGCGCGCTCGAACTGCTGGAGAAGGTCGGCATCGCGCACAAGGCCGACGCGTGGCCTGTCACGCTGTCGGGCGGACAACAGCAGCGCGTGGCGATTGCCCGCGCGCTCGCACCTTCGCCGGAAGTGCTGCTGTGCGACGAGCCGACGTCCGCGCTCGATCCCGGCCTTGCCGCGGAAGTGGTCGAAGTGCTGCGCCAGCTCGCGAAAGAAGGCATGACGATGCTGATGGCGACGCACGATCTGCGGCTTGCGGCATCGATCGCGCGCAACGTGGTGTTTCTCAGCAACGGCTCGATCGTCGAGCAGGGCCGTTCGCGCGACATCTTCACGCAACCGAAAGAAGCCGAAACGGCGACGTTCGTGTCGACGCTCACGCAGAGCCTGCCGGACAGCTGGGAAGACTGA
- a CDS encoding YadA family autotransporter adhesin, producing MAVAVSLGAAAWSPAVLAAAVTDYIAVSTNVMTGTPTAVSNELNTMAIGPSANASGSNALAVGAGAGAVRMGSTAVGTRTAALAINSTVIGYSASTGFNADRAVSIGYMASADGADALSFGSLSIANGQRSVAIGVNAFAGTAGTDGLALGSGSSAVASGAVALGANAKADRANTISVGNATLQRQIVNVAAGTADTDAVNVGQLRGAVSSGLADTVMYDSSAHDRVTLGGATASAPVQLANVANGAVAAASQDAVNGSQLHGLGVSVASALGGGASVATDGSVVAPSYRVGGSVFRNVGDALGNLDGRVASNTSAINDLNVALGNVINNGIEARFFHANSTLADSLATGADSVAIGGGAQASFSNSVALGANAVADRANSVSVGSAGSERQITHVAAGTADTDAVNVAQLKQAGLVDGNGHLVSAVVYDNTSGQVDYSSVTLGQGVMGGTVIHNLANGVLASDAVNLSQLNDAIGRIANAQIQGTPSPFVSANGDATSEAASATGTHATAVGAAAIANGDQATAIGGGAQSNAAASTAIGAQAVANGANASAFGTGSQALASGAVAVGAGSVADRANTVSVGQVGSERQIVNVAPGTRGTDAVNLNQLNAAVNQTYQSIHDLDRSTRQGIASASALQIVTPYLPGRTTLNAGVAAYRGQAAFGLGVSRWDEKGTINFNAGIASAGSNSTIVRAGIGIVLGN from the coding sequence ATGGCTGTAGCAGTGAGTCTGGGGGCAGCGGCGTGGTCGCCCGCCGTGCTCGCGGCCGCCGTCACCGATTACATCGCGGTGAGCACCAACGTCATGACGGGCACGCCGACAGCGGTCTCGAATGAACTGAACACGATGGCCATCGGGCCGTCCGCGAACGCGTCGGGCAGCAACGCGCTCGCAGTCGGGGCGGGAGCCGGAGCCGTCCGCATGGGATCGACGGCGGTCGGTACACGTACTGCGGCGTTGGCCATCAACTCGACGGTCATCGGCTATAGCGCGTCGACGGGTTTCAATGCAGACAGGGCGGTCTCGATCGGCTACATGGCGTCTGCGGATGGAGCGGATGCGCTCAGTTTCGGCTCGCTGTCGATAGCGAACGGTCAACGTTCCGTGGCGATCGGCGTGAATGCGTTCGCCGGCACAGCTGGCACGGACGGACTTGCGTTGGGATCCGGCAGTTCGGCGGTGGCGAGCGGCGCAGTCGCGTTGGGCGCCAACGCGAAGGCCGACCGGGCGAACACGATATCGGTGGGCAATGCGACGCTGCAGCGCCAGATCGTCAACGTCGCGGCGGGAACGGCGGACACCGACGCGGTCAACGTCGGCCAGTTGCGCGGCGCGGTATCCTCAGGACTGGCCGACACCGTGATGTACGATTCGTCGGCGCACGACAGGGTAACGCTGGGCGGTGCGACAGCGAGTGCGCCTGTGCAACTCGCCAATGTGGCCAACGGTGCCGTCGCGGCTGCCAGCCAGGACGCGGTCAACGGCAGTCAGCTGCATGGTCTGGGCGTATCCGTAGCTTCGGCGCTCGGCGGCGGTGCGTCTGTGGCGACGGACGGCTCGGTGGTCGCGCCGAGCTATCGCGTGGGCGGCAGCGTGTTTCGTAACGTCGGCGACGCGCTGGGTAATCTCGATGGCCGCGTCGCCAGCAACACCAGCGCGATCAACGACCTCAACGTCGCGCTAGGCAATGTGATCAACAACGGTATCGAGGCGCGCTTCTTTCATGCGAATTCGACGCTTGCTGATTCGCTTGCGACGGGCGCCGATTCCGTTGCGATCGGCGGCGGCGCGCAGGCTTCGTTTTCGAACTCGGTCGCGCTCGGCGCCAATGCGGTGGCAGATCGCGCCAACTCGGTCTCGGTCGGCTCGGCAGGTAGCGAGCGGCAGATCACGCATGTTGCCGCAGGCACGGCCGACACCGATGCCGTCAACGTTGCGCAGTTGAAGCAGGCCGGGCTTGTCGACGGCAATGGCCATCTGGTGAGCGCGGTGGTGTACGACAACACGAGCGGACAGGTCGATTACTCGAGCGTGACGCTGGGGCAGGGCGTGATGGGTGGAACGGTGATCCACAATCTGGCCAACGGCGTGCTGGCCAGCGACGCCGTCAACCTTTCCCAATTGAACGATGCGATCGGGCGCATTGCCAACGCGCAGATCCAGGGCACTCCATCGCCATTCGTGAGCGCGAATGGAGACGCAACGTCGGAAGCGGCGTCCGCGACGGGCACGCACGCTACGGCGGTGGGCGCGGCCGCCATCGCAAATGGCGATCAGGCAACGGCAATCGGCGGCGGTGCGCAGTCGAACGCCGCTGCGTCTACAGCGATCGGTGCGCAAGCTGTCGCGAACGGCGCTAACGCGTCGGCCTTTGGCACGGGTAGCCAGGCGCTCGCTAGCGGGGCCGTCGCGGTGGGCGCGGGCTCGGTCGCGGATCGGGCGAATACCGTATCGGTCGGTCAGGTGGGCAGCGAGCGGCAGATCGTCAACGTCGCGCCGGGCACACGCGGCACAGATGCCGTCAATCTGAACCAGTTGAATGCAGCCGTTAATCAAACCTACCAGTCGATTCACGATCTCGATAGAAGCACGCGCCAGGGCATCGCGTCCGCTTCCGCTTTGCAGATCGTCACGCCCTATCTGCCGGGACGCACGACGCTCAACGCCGGTGTCGCAGCTTATCGTGGGCAAGCGGCATTCGGGCTGGGTGTCTCGCGCTGGGATGAGAAGGGGACGATCAATTTCAATGCGGGTATTGCGTCGGCGGGCAGCAACAGCACGATTGTGCGTGCCGGGATCGGCATCGTGCTCGGCAACTGA
- a CDS encoding DUF2844 domain-containing protein — translation MTLNDTHRAIAVAASATFALCANTLAACDARAELGGTTYALQAGENCAGHAAPGSRVQVRSTVDTGGTTINEYATCNGLIFAYAWQGPTMPDLARLLGPYADGYRAKAATQLSAFGHLHASRVEQPDVVVESGGQMRSYVGRAWLPAAVPSGFSTADLR, via the coding sequence ATGACACTGAACGACACGCATCGCGCCATCGCCGTCGCGGCCTCGGCCACGTTCGCGTTGTGCGCAAACACGCTGGCCGCGTGCGATGCGCGCGCCGAACTCGGCGGCACGACTTACGCACTGCAGGCCGGCGAAAACTGCGCAGGGCACGCAGCGCCGGGTAGCAGGGTCCAGGTTCGGTCGACTGTCGATACTGGCGGCACGACCATCAACGAGTACGCCACCTGCAATGGCCTGATCTTCGCCTACGCATGGCAAGGTCCAACCATGCCGGACCTTGCGCGATTGCTGGGTCCGTATGCAGACGGATATCGCGCGAAAGCGGCGACGCAACTGAGCGCGTTCGGTCATCTTCACGCGTCGCGCGTCGAACAGCCGGATGTCGTCGTCGAATCCGGCGGACAGATGCGCAGCTATGTGGGCCGAGCCTGGCTGCCCGCCGCCGTGCCGAGCGGCTTTTCGACCGCCGATCTGCGCTGA
- the bamC gene encoding outer membrane protein assembly factor BamC: MTELRLTKRFAALLMAGGLVAGCGTSSPTKIDYKSDSKSKEVSLAVPPNMIEETADQRSLPPQSGQTSLSTLQQVQSEAPATASVAPAVSGMHIQRDGTESWLVLDNQSPEKAWPQIRRFWQEQGFLLVVDQRDKGVMETDWNETHPSINDGLIRSTLSKAMGNSYVTAERNKYRTRLEAAPNGGTYVFISQKGLREALSGANNDTSKWEPKPNDPALETEYLKRLMATLAKNDTGTRTANATTVAAVSPAGSQTAPNAATSGAKSAAAATAAANVSLAAQQPVRDVSSTETSAQLSSTELTLGEPYDRAWLRVGLALDRSNFTVDDRDRTRGLYFVRYVDPKDMSSAEQGFWSQVFHGRKEKVAKQYRVNVRAVTPNQTRIAVVDDKGEIDSSSQAKQIMSLMVDQLH; this comes from the coding sequence ATGACTGAACTTCGTCTCACCAAGCGGTTTGCAGCATTGCTGATGGCAGGCGGTCTGGTCGCCGGCTGCGGCACGTCGTCGCCGACCAAAATCGACTACAAGAGCGACTCGAAATCGAAGGAAGTGTCACTCGCTGTTCCGCCGAACATGATCGAGGAAACCGCGGATCAGCGTTCGCTCCCGCCGCAAAGCGGTCAGACGTCGCTGTCCACGCTGCAGCAGGTGCAGAGCGAGGCGCCGGCCACTGCGTCCGTCGCGCCCGCCGTCAGTGGCATGCATATCCAGCGCGACGGCACGGAAAGCTGGCTGGTGCTCGACAACCAGAGCCCGGAAAAGGCCTGGCCGCAAATCCGCCGCTTCTGGCAGGAACAAGGCTTTCTGCTGGTCGTCGATCAGCGCGACAAGGGCGTGATGGAGACGGACTGGAACGAAACGCACCCGTCCATCAACGACGGCCTGATCCGCAGCACGCTGTCGAAGGCGATGGGCAATTCGTACGTCACGGCTGAGCGCAACAAATACCGTACGCGTCTCGAAGCGGCGCCGAATGGCGGCACGTACGTGTTCATCAGCCAGAAGGGGCTGCGTGAAGCACTGAGCGGCGCGAACAACGACACAAGCAAGTGGGAACCGAAGCCGAACGACCCCGCACTCGAAACCGAATACCTGAAGCGTCTGATGGCGACGCTGGCCAAGAACGACACGGGCACGCGCACCGCGAATGCGACAACCGTCGCGGCTGTCTCGCCGGCCGGTTCGCAAACGGCGCCGAATGCCGCGACGAGCGGCGCGAAATCGGCGGCGGCAGCCACGGCTGCGGCGAACGTCTCGCTGGCCGCACAGCAGCCCGTGCGCGACGTGTCGTCCACCGAGACGTCGGCCCAATTGTCGTCCACGGAACTGACGCTGGGCGAGCCGTATGACCGCGCGTGGCTGCGCGTCGGTCTCGCGCTCGATCGCAGCAACTTCACCGTCGACGATCGCGATCGCACGCGTGGCCTGTACTTCGTGCGCTACGTCGATCCGAAGGACATGTCGTCGGCGGAGCAGGGCTTCTGGAGCCAGGTGTTCCACGGCCGCAAGGAAAAGGTCGCCAAGCAATATCGCGTGAACGTGCGCGCGGTGACGCCGAACCAGACGCGCATCGCTGTCGTCGACGACAAGGGTGAGATCGATTCGTCGTCGCAAGCGAAGCAGATCATGTCGCTGATGGTCGATCAACTGCACTGA
- a CDS encoding DUF3443 domain-containing protein, which translates to MALVALAVAFALPGCGGSGSGASGTPPQTTAAPPSASSTPTASAPVADSSPIATVPQSTVPNVHPIVVTTTPTQTRNMLTTSVSICAPGTANCVTIDNVQVDTGSQGLRVLASQLPASLALSAVSAAAPAGATSNISAECSVFGTGFTWGAVRTADVRMAGQLAAGIPIQVIGDPTVPTVPSDCAASGLPMMTPSALRVNGILGIGLFSADCGGACIASALPRWYYACDGAGACTSTTQPLDQQVVNPISRFALDNNGVVIDLPAVGPNGAATVNGSMIFGIGTQANNTLGSATVLKANTITGYVTTSLNGQPYSQSFIDSGSNGLFFPSATLARCGFWWCPASTQTLTATLSGTDGASASPVFSIANAQTLFATQNYAFDNLGGPSNAFDWGLPFFFGRRVYTAIESRLTSAGRGPYYAF; encoded by the coding sequence ATGGCGCTGGTTGCGCTCGCCGTGGCCTTTGCGCTGCCAGGCTGCGGCGGCAGCGGTTCGGGCGCCTCCGGCACGCCGCCCCAAACGACGGCCGCGCCACCGTCTGCCAGCAGCACGCCTACGGCCAGCGCGCCCGTAGCGGACAGCTCGCCAATTGCCACCGTGCCGCAATCGACGGTCCCCAACGTCCATCCGATAGTCGTCACAACGACGCCCACGCAGACCCGCAACATGCTCACGACGAGCGTATCGATCTGCGCGCCCGGCACCGCCAACTGCGTGACGATCGATAACGTTCAAGTCGACACGGGCTCACAAGGCTTGCGCGTGCTCGCCTCGCAACTGCCCGCCAGCCTCGCGCTTTCGGCCGTATCCGCGGCTGCACCTGCAGGAGCGACGAGCAACATCAGCGCGGAATGCAGCGTCTTCGGCACCGGCTTCACGTGGGGCGCTGTGCGGACCGCCGACGTCCGCATGGCCGGCCAACTCGCCGCCGGCATTCCGATCCAGGTGATCGGCGATCCGACCGTTCCCACCGTCCCCTCCGACTGCGCCGCATCGGGCCTGCCGATGATGACGCCCAGCGCGCTGCGCGTGAACGGCATTCTCGGCATCGGCCTGTTCTCGGCCGATTGCGGCGGTGCCTGCATCGCGTCGGCCTTGCCGCGCTGGTACTACGCCTGCGATGGGGCGGGTGCGTGCACTTCGACCACCCAGCCGCTCGATCAACAGGTAGTCAATCCCATCAGCCGCTTTGCACTCGACAACAACGGCGTCGTGATCGACCTGCCTGCTGTTGGGCCGAACGGCGCCGCGACCGTCAATGGATCGATGATCTTCGGCATCGGCACGCAAGCCAACAACACGCTGGGCAGCGCCACCGTCCTGAAAGCCAACACCATCACGGGCTACGTGACAACCTCTCTCAATGGACAACCGTATTCGCAGAGCTTTATCGATAGCGGATCGAATGGCCTGTTCTTCCCGAGTGCGACGCTCGCGCGTTGCGGTTTCTGGTGGTGTCCCGCGTCGACACAAACGCTGACGGCCACCCTCTCGGGAACCGATGGCGCCTCGGCATCGCCGGTTTTCTCGATCGCTAATGCACAGACGCTGTTCGCCACGCAAAACTATGCGTTCGACAACCTCGGCGGACCTTCGAATGCGTTCGACTGGGGACTGCCGTTCTTCTTTGGCCGCCGTGTCTACACGGCGATCGAATCACGGCTGACTTCCGCTGGCCGCGGGCCGTACTACGCGTTCTAG